A window of the Gemmatirosa kalamazoonensis genome harbors these coding sequences:
- the thyX gene encoding FAD-dependent thymidylate synthase encodes MFYTEPKVTLIARPQFVEPSHLPVQWLGDSTHGERLAEFAGRLCYMSQRNPASRTTADYLENIKKQGHGSVLEHATYSLLLEGVSRSLTHELVRHRAGTAMSQLSQRYVDESVADFVVPPAIVGDAELEGAWRAQMEAAQASYVALVERLMDRYKWVDDKVHRRKMAREAARGVLPNSTETKIVFTANVRAWRAILEMRSSEGAELEIRRLAVAIVRLLQTESPAFFSDFEIYTAADRREAARVTYRKV; translated from the coding sequence ATGTTCTACACCGAGCCGAAGGTCACTCTCATCGCGCGACCGCAGTTCGTCGAGCCGTCGCACCTTCCCGTGCAGTGGCTCGGCGACAGCACCCACGGCGAGCGGCTCGCCGAGTTCGCCGGTCGGTTGTGCTACATGTCGCAGCGCAACCCGGCGAGCCGCACCACCGCCGACTACCTGGAGAACATCAAGAAGCAGGGGCACGGCTCGGTGCTCGAGCACGCGACCTACTCGCTGCTGCTGGAGGGGGTGAGCCGGTCGCTCACCCACGAGCTCGTGCGACACCGCGCCGGCACGGCGATGAGCCAGCTCTCGCAGCGCTACGTGGACGAGAGCGTGGCCGACTTCGTGGTGCCGCCGGCGATCGTCGGCGACGCGGAGCTCGAGGGGGCGTGGCGCGCGCAGATGGAAGCCGCGCAGGCCTCGTACGTCGCGCTCGTCGAGCGGCTCATGGACCGCTACAAGTGGGTGGACGACAAGGTCCACCGCCGCAAGATGGCGCGCGAGGCCGCGCGCGGCGTGCTGCCCAACAGCACGGAGACGAAGATCGTCTTCACGGCGAACGTGCGCGCGTGGCGCGCGATCCTCGAGATGCGCTCGAGCGAGGGCGCGGAGCTCGAGATCCGTCGGCTCGCCGTCGCGATCGTCCGTCTGCTGCAGACGGAGTCGCCGGCGTTCTTCTCCGACTTCGAGATCTACACGGCCGCCGATCGGCGTGAGGCGGCGCGGGTGACGTACCGGAAGGTCTAG
- the fusA gene encoding elongation factor G, producing MKAYASADIRNVAVVGHGASGKTSLVDAMAWAAGSSKRHGSVKDGTSLTDFTPEETERGFSITLGCAYAEWEGCKINLLDTPGYLDFQGDAIAGLAAADGALVVVSATSGVEVGTEKMFHEALRRSDPVLFVVSMMDKEHANFDTIYRQIKERLTSKVIPVEVPLGEGVGFRGVMNLFTQKAYVYKQGTKSGEYDEIDIPADAQPRFDQYRQELIEAISATDDTLLERYLEGVEIGRDEAIAGMKEAMKREDLFPLFAVSSDSMIGVRALLTEIVQLMPSAFEMEEIHAFKGAEGNKTVEIHAQDDAPFAALVFKTHAEPHVGDVSYFRILSGSVVTGQEVFNATRDVVEKLNHLAIPCGKERVEVDRLHAGDIGCVAKLRNTHTNDTLSTKEHPVRLPQIDFPEPIVHFAVHATSREAEEKLQQGLHRLHDEDPTFSVQYVPDTRETVVGGMGERHLDVQLARLKRKYTATGELTKPKIAYRETITSSDKGQGRHKKQTGGKGQFGDCWIKMAPLPRGEGYLFADEIVGGSIPSKFIPAVDKGVQEASARGVLAGFPLVDFRVELYDGSYHSVDSSEQAFKMAGILAFRTVAQKCRPVLLEPLDQIEVTTPDAFLGDVMGDLSGRRGQILGTDSASDGRGTTVRAIVPQAELHLYATNLHSLTHGHATFARRFHGYEQMPPDAAQKVITDHAKEREEALAEA from the coding sequence ATGAAAGCCTACGCGAGTGCGGACATCAGAAACGTCGCTGTAGTCGGCCATGGCGCGAGCGGGAAGACCTCTCTCGTCGACGCCATGGCCTGGGCAGCGGGATCGAGCAAGCGACACGGCTCGGTCAAGGACGGTACGAGCCTCACCGACTTCACGCCAGAGGAGACGGAGCGCGGGTTCTCGATCACCCTCGGCTGCGCGTACGCCGAGTGGGAGGGCTGCAAGATCAATCTGCTCGACACCCCGGGATACCTCGACTTCCAGGGCGACGCGATCGCGGGACTCGCCGCGGCCGACGGCGCCCTGGTCGTCGTTTCGGCGACGTCCGGCGTCGAGGTGGGCACCGAGAAGATGTTCCACGAGGCGCTCCGCCGCAGCGACCCGGTGCTGTTCGTCGTCTCCATGATGGACAAGGAGCACGCGAACTTCGACACCATCTATCGTCAGATCAAGGAGCGGCTCACGTCGAAGGTCATCCCCGTCGAGGTGCCGCTCGGCGAGGGCGTCGGCTTCCGCGGCGTGATGAACCTCTTCACGCAGAAAGCCTACGTCTACAAGCAGGGCACGAAGAGCGGCGAGTACGACGAGATCGACATCCCCGCCGACGCGCAGCCGCGCTTCGACCAGTACCGGCAGGAGCTCATCGAGGCCATCAGCGCCACCGACGACACGCTGCTCGAGCGCTACCTCGAGGGGGTCGAGATCGGGCGCGACGAGGCGATCGCCGGCATGAAGGAGGCGATGAAGCGCGAGGACCTCTTTCCGCTGTTCGCCGTCTCCAGCGACAGCATGATCGGCGTGCGCGCGCTCCTCACCGAGATCGTGCAGCTCATGCCCTCGGCGTTCGAGATGGAGGAGATCCACGCGTTCAAGGGCGCCGAGGGGAACAAGACCGTCGAGATCCACGCGCAGGACGACGCGCCGTTCGCCGCGCTGGTGTTCAAGACCCACGCCGAGCCGCACGTCGGCGACGTGTCGTACTTCCGCATCCTCTCCGGCAGCGTGGTGACCGGACAGGAGGTGTTCAACGCGACGCGCGACGTCGTCGAGAAGCTGAATCACCTCGCGATCCCGTGCGGCAAGGAGCGCGTGGAGGTCGACCGGCTGCACGCCGGCGACATCGGGTGCGTCGCGAAGCTGCGCAACACGCACACGAACGACACGCTGTCGACGAAGGAGCACCCCGTTAGGCTCCCCCAGATCGACTTCCCGGAGCCGATCGTGCACTTCGCCGTGCACGCCACGTCGCGCGAGGCCGAGGAGAAGCTGCAGCAGGGGCTGCACCGGCTGCACGACGAGGATCCCACGTTCAGCGTGCAGTACGTGCCGGACACGCGCGAGACGGTCGTCGGCGGCATGGGCGAGCGGCACCTCGACGTGCAGCTCGCGCGGCTCAAGCGGAAGTACACCGCCACCGGCGAGCTGACGAAGCCGAAGATCGCCTACCGCGAGACGATCACGTCGAGCGACAAGGGCCAGGGGCGCCACAAGAAGCAGACGGGCGGCAAGGGACAGTTCGGCGACTGCTGGATCAAGATGGCGCCGCTGCCGCGCGGCGAGGGCTACCTGTTCGCCGACGAGATCGTCGGCGGATCCATCCCGTCCAAGTTCATCCCCGCGGTCGACAAAGGTGTGCAGGAAGCGTCCGCGCGCGGCGTGCTCGCCGGCTTCCCGCTCGTCGACTTCCGCGTGGAGCTCTACGACGGCTCGTACCACTCGGTGGACTCCAGCGAGCAGGCGTTCAAGATGGCGGGCATCCTCGCCTTCCGGACGGTGGCGCAGAAGTGCCGCCCGGTGCTGCTCGAGCCGCTCGACCAGATCGAGGTCACGACGCCCGACGCGTTCCTCGGCGACGTCATGGGCGACCTCTCCGGCCGTCGCGGCCAGATCCTCGGCACCGACTCCGCGTCGGACGGACGCGGCACGACGGTGCGCGCGATCGTGCCGCAGGCCGAGCTGCACCTCTACGCGACGAACCTGCACTCGCTCACGCACGGTCACGCCACCTTCGCACGGCGCTTCCACGGCTACGAGCAGATGCCGCCCGACGCCGCGCAGAAGGTGATCACGGACCACGCGAAGGAGCGCGAGGAGGCGCTCGCCGAGGCATGA
- a CDS encoding ABC transporter permease — translation MPPLGRFTRQLRARIWRVPVEREVDAEVAFHLEMRVAELIAEGMDPATAREAALRRFGDVAEITAACRALGRERDRAMRLTDWLAELRQDTRYALRHLRANPAFTAVAALTIALGIGTSTTVFGIVDAVLLRPLPFRQPEGLVRVWEATPVDPRFGVSQPNYLDWRARTRSFAELAAYTVTTPSVSGDGEPERLVGAAATSSLFRVLGVPPLLGRSFADEESAPGSERRVAILSYGLWQRRFAGDRGAVGRPLMLDGTPYTIVGVMPAAFDFPARTDLWLPLAPSPTTSRGDHRLRVVGRLAPGVTLGGATADMRRIALELGREYPKSNADWSVTLASFADWFVAPDLRARVLVLLGAVGVLLLMACVNVANLMLARATVRQRDTTLRAALGAGRGRVVRQLLTESIVLALGGAALGIGLAFAVVPALRATAADAVPRLDGLRVDWRVLTFGVVASMLTGLLFGLVPAVQASRANLHDLLRSGARVAAAGRVRATLIIASVAMTTLLLVGAGLIGTSFVRLARVDTGFQGGHVLAASIRLPDDRYPTPARITEFRRELVRRVSAVPGVTVAGTTNVAPFSGGGTSIEYTVVGRPQTPGTFLQADWRSVTPAYFAALGVPLLRGRLVDETDVDGGPTVLVISRRMADHVWPGEDPLGKQILVGGKPWTVVGVVGDIRDQTLEGDPRETRYLSYQQVAWPSTWLLVRTPGEPLAVANAVRRAVWSLDRTLPVSDVQPLSDLVSDAGAQPRFTALVFALFGAAALLLAVVGVYGIVAYGVAQQTREIGVRLALGARRGRILGRVVGRGVRLAGAGVALGTAASLALSRYLAGILFGVAPTDAATYVAVALVLVLSAALASTLPAAAAARLDPVRSLRDS, via the coding sequence GTGCCGCCGCTCGGCCGCTTCACGCGACAGCTCCGCGCCCGCATCTGGCGCGTCCCCGTCGAGCGCGAGGTGGACGCCGAGGTCGCGTTCCACCTCGAGATGCGCGTCGCGGAGCTGATCGCCGAGGGGATGGACCCGGCCACCGCGCGCGAGGCGGCGCTCCGCCGCTTCGGCGACGTGGCGGAGATCACCGCCGCCTGCCGCGCGTTAGGCAGGGAGAGAGACCGCGCCATGCGCCTCACCGACTGGCTGGCCGAGCTGCGGCAGGACACCCGCTACGCGCTGCGGCACCTGCGCGCGAACCCCGCGTTCACCGCCGTCGCCGCGCTCACCATCGCGTTAGGCATCGGCACGTCGACGACGGTGTTCGGGATCGTCGACGCGGTGCTCCTGCGCCCCCTGCCGTTCCGCCAGCCCGAGGGACTGGTGCGCGTGTGGGAGGCCACGCCCGTCGACCCGCGCTTCGGCGTGTCGCAGCCGAACTACCTGGACTGGCGCGCCCGCACGCGGAGCTTCGCCGAGCTCGCGGCGTACACCGTGACGACCCCCAGCGTCTCCGGCGACGGCGAGCCGGAGCGCCTCGTCGGCGCGGCCGCCACGTCGTCGCTCTTTCGCGTGCTCGGCGTGCCGCCGCTGCTCGGACGGAGCTTCGCCGACGAGGAGAGCGCGCCGGGGAGCGAGCGCCGCGTCGCGATTCTCTCGTACGGACTGTGGCAGCGGCGCTTCGCCGGCGACCGCGGCGCCGTCGGGCGCCCGCTGATGCTCGACGGCACGCCGTACACGATCGTCGGCGTCATGCCCGCAGCGTTCGATTTCCCGGCGCGCACCGACCTGTGGCTGCCGCTCGCGCCGTCGCCGACGACGTCGCGCGGCGACCATCGGTTGCGCGTCGTCGGGCGGCTCGCACCCGGCGTCACGCTCGGCGGCGCGACGGCCGACATGCGCCGCATCGCGCTCGAGCTGGGGCGCGAGTACCCGAAGTCGAACGCCGACTGGAGCGTGACGCTGGCGAGCTTCGCCGACTGGTTCGTGGCGCCCGACCTGCGCGCGCGCGTGCTCGTGCTGCTCGGCGCGGTGGGCGTGCTGCTGCTGATGGCGTGCGTGAACGTCGCCAACCTCATGCTCGCCCGCGCCACGGTGCGGCAGCGCGACACGACGCTGCGTGCCGCGCTCGGCGCGGGCCGTGGGCGCGTCGTGCGTCAGCTCCTCACGGAGAGCATCGTCCTCGCGCTCGGCGGCGCGGCGTTAGGCATCGGCCTCGCGTTCGCGGTGGTGCCCGCCCTGCGCGCGACGGCTGCCGACGCGGTGCCGCGCCTCGACGGGCTGCGCGTCGACTGGCGTGTCCTCACGTTCGGCGTGGTCGCCTCGATGCTCACCGGGCTGCTGTTCGGGCTCGTGCCCGCGGTGCAGGCGTCGCGTGCGAACCTCCACGACCTGCTGCGCAGCGGCGCACGCGTGGCGGCGGCCGGACGCGTCCGCGCCACGCTCATCATCGCGTCGGTCGCGATGACCACGCTGCTGCTCGTCGGCGCGGGGCTGATCGGCACGAGCTTCGTGCGGCTCGCGCGCGTCGACACCGGCTTCCAGGGTGGCCACGTCCTCGCGGCATCGATCCGACTCCCCGACGATCGCTACCCGACGCCGGCCCGCATCACCGAGTTCCGCCGAGAGCTCGTGCGGCGCGTGAGCGCCGTGCCCGGCGTGACCGTGGCCGGGACGACCAACGTCGCTCCGTTCAGCGGCGGGGGCACGAGCATCGAGTACACCGTCGTCGGGCGGCCGCAGACGCCGGGCACGTTCCTCCAGGCCGACTGGCGCAGCGTCACGCCGGCATACTTCGCCGCGCTCGGGGTGCCGCTCCTGCGCGGGCGACTCGTCGACGAGACCGACGTCGACGGCGGGCCGACGGTCCTCGTGATCTCGCGCCGCATGGCCGACCACGTGTGGCCGGGCGAGGACCCGCTCGGCAAGCAGATTCTGGTCGGCGGCAAACCGTGGACGGTCGTGGGCGTCGTCGGCGACATCCGCGATCAGACCCTCGAGGGCGATCCGCGCGAGACGAGGTATCTGTCGTACCAGCAGGTCGCGTGGCCCTCGACGTGGCTGCTCGTGCGCACGCCCGGCGAGCCGCTCGCCGTCGCGAACGCGGTGCGGCGCGCCGTATGGTCGCTCGACCGCACGCTCCCCGTGTCCGACGTGCAGCCGCTGTCCGACCTCGTGTCCGACGCCGGCGCACAGCCGCGCTTCACCGCGCTGGTGTTCGCGCTGTTCGGCGCCGCGGCGCTGCTGCTCGCCGTCGTCGGCGTGTACGGCATCGTCGCCTACGGCGTCGCCCAGCAGACACGCGAGATCGGCGTGCGGCTCGCGCTCGGCGCGCGGCGCGGCAGGATCCTCGGCCGGGTGGTGGGACGTGGCGTGCGGCTCGCCGGCGCGGGCGTGGCGTTAGGCACCGCGGCGTCGCTCGCGCTGTCGCGCTACCTCGCCGGGATCCTGTTCGGCGTCGCACCGACGGACGCCGCGACGTACGTCGCCGTCGCGCTGGTGCTCGTCCTCTCCGCGGCGCTCGCCAGCACGCTCCCCGCCGCGGCTGCCGCGCGGCTCGACCCCGTGCGCTCGCTGCGCGACTCCTGA
- a CDS encoding carboxypeptidase regulatory-like domain-containing protein yields MIRAAWLRRCVAASSCVPALALTQPRSDAAAKAQSVLRGNVAADPGDSPLAGVEVLVPALERSARSDSAGDFVLAGLPAGRHRVVLRKVGYGSAMFDVTATGSDTLQRDVALVRAAQVLAAVDVKTPVTPARLAEFERRRAAGIGHFLTTDVFDADPERTLASFLVGRVAGINIKQYALTGALLVAGGRGEGSVLGVGATRAEPFDPKSPVACWANVYLNGVKIYATGSQQTVPSVAAYYGRDVAAVEYYAGGATTPPEFGGTSGSCGTLLIWTRR; encoded by the coding sequence ATGATCCGGGCTGCGTGGCTGCGTCGCTGCGTGGCTGCGTCGAGCTGCGTCCCCGCGCTCGCGCTCACGCAGCCACGCAGCGACGCAGCCGCGAAGGCGCAGTCGGTGCTGCGCGGCAACGTCGCCGCCGATCCCGGGGACTCGCCGCTCGCCGGCGTGGAGGTGCTCGTGCCGGCGCTCGAGCGCAGCGCGCGCAGCGACAGCGCGGGCGACTTCGTGCTCGCCGGCCTCCCCGCCGGCCGCCACCGCGTGGTGCTGCGCAAGGTCGGCTACGGCTCCGCGATGTTCGACGTCACGGCGACGGGGAGCGACACGCTGCAGCGCGACGTGGCGCTCGTGCGGGCGGCGCAGGTGCTCGCCGCGGTCGACGTGAAGACGCCGGTCACGCCGGCGCGGCTCGCCGAGTTCGAGCGGCGGCGCGCCGCCGGCATCGGGCACTTCCTCACGACCGATGTGTTCGACGCCGACCCGGAGCGGACGCTCGCCTCGTTTCTCGTCGGGCGCGTCGCGGGGATCAACATCAAGCAGTACGCGCTCACCGGTGCGCTGCTCGTCGCCGGCGGGCGCGGCGAGGGCTCCGTGCTCGGCGTGGGCGCCACGCGCGCCGAGCCGTTCGACCCGAAGAGCCCCGTCGCCTGCTGGGCGAACGTCTACCTGAACGGCGTGAAGATCTACGCGACCGGCAGCCAGCAGACGGTGCCCAGCGTCGCGGCGTACTACGGCCGCGACGTCGCCGCGGTGGAGTACTACGCCGGCGGCGCGACGACCCCGCCGGAGTTCGGCGGCACGAGCGGGTCGTGCGGCACGCTGCTCATCTGGACGCGACGTTGA
- a CDS encoding FAD-binding oxidoreductase — MSTVTPPADFRGTFRDDLPARAVYAEGAGIARCVPAAVAVPGDAADVERLVQWASTTGTPLVPRGSGSGMAGGAVGAGVVVDLSRLAAIGAVDVAARRVSVGPGAVRGAVEAAARAVGLTFPPDPSSSPFCTLGGMAGTNAAGARTMRFGATRRWVAALDCVFADGSRAVVRRGAPPPDVAPVRRFLAEVAPSLVPNDVPRHAVRKESSGYALADYAASGDLVDLLVGSEGTLALFVGLELALAPAPAATSGVLAAYATLEGAVAGAALARGAGASACELLDRTFLDVAASGATDADAHALPTVPDAAESVILVELEGASVDGARDAARALADALGAAGALDVQVALDAAGERALWALRHAASPILSRLDPSLKSMQFIEDGTVPPDRLPDYVRGVRAALARQGIRGVIFGHAGDANVHVNPLVDLRDPDWRARVAALLDEVTALVARLGGTLSGEHGDGRLRTPLLDRVWDADALALFAAVKRAFDPQGILNPGVKVALPGQAPIDDVKYDRSLPPLPADARAALDRVADRREYARFRLELLRGGMAG, encoded by the coding sequence GTGTCGACCGTGACGCCTCCCGCCGACTTCCGCGGCACGTTCCGCGACGACCTCCCGGCGCGCGCGGTGTACGCCGAGGGCGCGGGCATCGCGCGCTGCGTGCCGGCCGCGGTCGCGGTGCCGGGCGATGCGGCCGACGTCGAGCGGCTCGTGCAGTGGGCGTCGACGACCGGCACCCCGCTCGTGCCGCGCGGCTCCGGGAGCGGCATGGCGGGGGGCGCCGTGGGCGCGGGCGTCGTCGTCGACCTGTCGCGGCTCGCGGCGATCGGGGCGGTGGACGTCGCGGCGCGGCGCGTGTCGGTGGGGCCCGGCGCGGTGCGCGGTGCCGTCGAGGCGGCGGCGCGTGCGGTGGGCCTCACGTTCCCGCCCGATCCGTCCAGCAGCCCGTTCTGCACGTTAGGCGGGATGGCAGGGACCAACGCGGCCGGCGCGCGCACGATGCGCTTCGGCGCGACGCGGCGGTGGGTTGCCGCGCTGGACTGCGTGTTCGCCGACGGCTCGCGCGCCGTGGTGCGGCGCGGCGCGCCGCCGCCCGACGTGGCCCCGGTGCGACGATTTCTCGCCGAGGTCGCGCCGTCGCTCGTGCCTAACGACGTGCCGCGCCACGCCGTGCGCAAGGAGTCGAGCGGGTACGCGCTCGCCGACTACGCCGCGAGCGGCGACCTCGTGGACCTGCTCGTCGGGAGCGAGGGAACGCTGGCGCTGTTCGTGGGCCTGGAGCTCGCGCTCGCGCCGGCGCCGGCGGCGACGAGCGGCGTGCTCGCCGCGTACGCGACGCTCGAGGGCGCGGTGGCCGGCGCGGCGCTCGCGCGCGGCGCAGGGGCGAGCGCGTGCGAGCTGCTCGACCGCACGTTCCTCGACGTCGCCGCGTCGGGCGCGACCGACGCCGACGCGCACGCGCTCCCCACGGTGCCCGACGCCGCCGAGTCGGTGATTCTCGTGGAGCTGGAGGGAGCGAGCGTGGACGGCGCGCGCGACGCCGCGCGGGCGCTCGCCGACGCGTTAGGCGCGGCGGGCGCCCTCGACGTGCAGGTGGCGCTCGACGCGGCCGGCGAGCGCGCGCTGTGGGCGCTGCGCCACGCGGCAAGCCCCATCCTCTCGCGGCTCGACCCGTCGCTCAAGTCCATGCAGTTCATCGAGGACGGCACCGTCCCACCGGATCGGCTCCCCGACTACGTGCGCGGCGTGCGTGCGGCGCTCGCGCGGCAGGGCATCCGCGGCGTGATCTTCGGCCACGCGGGCGACGCGAACGTGCACGTGAACCCGCTCGTCGACCTGCGCGACCCCGACTGGCGCGCGCGCGTCGCGGCGCTGCTCGACGAGGTCACCGCGCTCGTCGCGCGACTCGGCGGCACGCTGTCCGGGGAGCATGGCGACGGCCGGCTGCGCACGCCGCTGCTCGACCGCGTGTGGGACGCCGATGCGCTCGCACTGTTCGCCGCGGTGAAGCGCGCGTTCGATCCGCAGGGGATCCTGAACCCGGGCGTGAAGGTCGCGCTTCCTGGGCAGGCGCCGATCGACGACGTGAAGTACGACCGCTCGCTGCCCCCGCTCCCCGCGGACGCGCGCGCGGCGCTCGACCGGGTGGCCGACCGCCGCGAGTACGCGCGCTTCCGGCTCGAGCTGCTCCGCGGCGGGATGGCGGGCTGA
- a CDS encoding PadR family transcriptional regulator, with protein sequence MADASELLHGTLDTLVLKTLSWGPRHGYAIARWIQATTDDALRIGEGALYPALYRMEKKGWIAAEWGLSENNREVKLYKLTVAGRARLRVELAQWNEFTAAVGKILHAD encoded by the coding sequence ATGGCGGACGCGTCGGAGCTCCTGCACGGCACGCTCGACACGCTCGTGCTCAAGACGCTCTCGTGGGGCCCGCGGCACGGCTACGCGATCGCGCGGTGGATCCAGGCCACCACCGACGACGCGCTCCGCATCGGCGAGGGGGCGCTCTACCCCGCCCTCTACCGCATGGAGAAGAAGGGGTGGATCGCCGCCGAGTGGGGGCTCTCGGAGAACAACCGGGAGGTGAAGCTCTACAAGCTCACCGTGGCGGGGCGTGCACGGCTGCGCGTGGAGCTCGCGCAGTGGAACGAGTTCACGGCGGCCGTCGGCAAGATCCTCCACGCCGACTGA
- a CDS encoding CRTAC1 family protein codes for MSAVARAALLALLALACAPRDRTAASAPNAPAVDGTRRMADTLAAIAARARTSSEPNPFLNRERVASLRGLIAFRTGRETFSYRNWIADELLKAGQTREAIDEIKALLRDAGETEDSVTAWRKPVFDLLAIANLRLGEQENCLANPSANVCILPLDGTARHTKQDGTREAIRRYTQILHYFPDDYGSRYLLNLAWLAVGGYPDSVPPRFRVPGLAPRPNDPFPRFPNVAPAVGLAVTGLAGGLSIDDFDGDGLLDVFTTSWGPNDPVHLFIADGRGGYVDRAAAAGLKGIVGGLNTVHADYDNDGDVDILVLRGAWLGEDGRYPPSLLRNRGDGTFEDVTFAAGLASFHPSQTAAWADFDRDGWLDLFVGAESGVRTGGPSHRSELYRNNHDGTFTEVSHKVGIDLDDFVKGAVWGDVNNDGLPDLFVSVFLGPNRLYVNRGGRSIDTWRFEEQAAVAGVQRPIQSFPTWFFDYDNDGWDDLLVLSYDLRTPLHDMVAREMLGKPLVAVQADGRTVPFEPSRLYHNRGDGTFEDVTRAAGLEDKVMFAMGSNFGDLDNDGWLDFYVGTGNPDLRSVVPNRMFHNVAGRRFEEVSLPGGFAHIQKGHPTAFADLDRDGDEDVFMVIGGAYQGDTATSVLFENPGWPKNAWITLSLEGRAANRSAIGARVEVVAVDAKGATRTVRRTVGTGGSFGSGSLQLHVGLGPATAVRTVRVVWPDAARTTTTYENLAVDRAYHIVQGTAPVALDRPPVPFREAALGAPVGAHAHP; via the coding sequence TTGAGCGCGGTCGCGCGCGCCGCGCTCCTCGCCCTCCTCGCCCTCGCCTGCGCCCCGCGCGATCGGACGGCGGCCTCCGCGCCTAACGCGCCCGCCGTCGACGGAACGCGACGCATGGCGGACACGCTCGCCGCCATCGCCGCGCGCGCGCGCACGAGCTCGGAGCCGAACCCGTTCCTCAACCGCGAGCGCGTCGCGTCGCTGCGCGGCCTCATCGCGTTCCGCACCGGGCGCGAGACGTTCAGCTACCGCAACTGGATCGCCGACGAGCTGCTGAAGGCGGGGCAGACGCGCGAGGCGATCGACGAGATCAAGGCGCTGCTGCGCGACGCCGGCGAGACCGAGGACAGCGTCACCGCGTGGCGCAAGCCGGTGTTCGACCTCCTCGCGATCGCGAACCTGCGACTCGGCGAGCAGGAGAACTGCCTCGCCAACCCCTCGGCGAACGTGTGCATCCTGCCGCTCGACGGCACGGCGCGCCACACGAAGCAGGACGGCACGCGCGAGGCGATCCGGCGCTACACGCAGATCCTGCATTACTTTCCCGACGACTACGGATCGCGCTACCTGCTGAACCTCGCGTGGCTCGCCGTCGGCGGCTATCCCGACAGCGTGCCGCCGCGCTTCCGCGTCCCGGGCCTCGCGCCGAGGCCTAACGACCCGTTCCCACGCTTTCCGAACGTCGCGCCCGCCGTCGGCCTCGCGGTCACCGGGCTCGCCGGTGGGCTCAGCATCGACGACTTCGACGGCGACGGCCTGCTCGACGTGTTCACGACGTCGTGGGGGCCTAACGATCCGGTGCACCTGTTCATCGCCGACGGGCGCGGCGGCTACGTCGACCGCGCCGCGGCGGCGGGGCTGAAAGGGATCGTCGGTGGGCTGAACACCGTGCACGCCGACTACGACAACGACGGCGACGTCGACATCCTCGTGCTGCGCGGCGCGTGGCTCGGCGAGGACGGGAGGTATCCGCCGTCGCTGCTGCGCAACCGCGGTGACGGGACGTTCGAGGACGTCACGTTCGCCGCGGGGCTCGCGTCGTTCCACCCGTCGCAGACGGCCGCGTGGGCCGACTTCGATCGCGACGGGTGGCTCGACCTGTTCGTCGGCGCGGAGTCGGGCGTGCGGACCGGCGGGCCGTCGCACCGCTCGGAGCTGTACCGGAACAACCACGACGGCACGTTCACCGAGGTGTCGCACAAGGTCGGCATCGACCTCGACGACTTCGTGAAGGGCGCCGTGTGGGGCGACGTGAACAACGACGGCCTCCCCGACCTGTTCGTCTCGGTGTTCCTCGGGCCGAACCGACTCTACGTGAACCGCGGCGGCCGGTCGATCGACACCTGGCGGTTCGAGGAGCAGGCCGCCGTCGCCGGCGTGCAGCGGCCGATCCAGTCGTTCCCCACCTGGTTCTTCGACTACGACAACGACGGCTGGGACGACCTGCTCGTGCTGAGCTACGATCTCCGCACGCCGCTGCACGACATGGTCGCGCGCGAGATGCTCGGGAAGCCGCTCGTCGCCGTGCAGGCGGACGGCCGCACGGTGCCGTTCGAGCCGTCGCGCCTGTACCACAACCGCGGCGACGGCACGTTCGAGGACGTGACGCGCGCGGCGGGGCTCGAGGACAAGGTGATGTTCGCGATGGGCAGCAACTTCGGGGACCTCGACAACGATGGATGGCTCGACTTCTACGTCGGCACGGGAAACCCCGACCTGCGGTCCGTCGTGCCTAACAGAATGTTCCACAACGTGGCCGGGCGACGGTTCGAGGAGGTGTCGCTCCCCGGCGGCTTCGCGCACATCCAGAAGGGGCACCCGACCGCGTTCGCCGACCTCGATCGCGACGGCGACGAGGACGTGTTCATGGTGATCGGCGGCGCGTACCAGGGCGACACGGCGACGAGCGTGCTGTTCGAGAACCCCGGCTGGCCGAAGAACGCGTGGATCACGCTCTCGCTCGAGGGACGCGCGGCGAATCGCTCGGCGATCGGCGCGCGCGTCGAGGTCGTCGCCGTCGACGCGAAGGGCGCCACGCGTACCGTGCGGCGCACCGTCGGCACCGGCGGATCGTTCGGCTCCGGGAGCCTGCAACTGCACGTCGGTCTCGGCCCCGCGACGGCGGTGCGCACGGTGCGCGTCGTGTGGCCCGACGCCGCGCGCACCACCACCACCTACGAGAACCTCGCCGTCGACCGCGCGTACCACATCGTGCAGGGCACGGCACCGGTGGCGCTCGATCGTCCGCCGGTGCCGTTCCGCGAGGCCGCGCTCGGCGCGCCGGTGGGCGCGCACGCGCACCCGTAG